In Candidatus Hydrogenedentota bacterium, a single genomic region encodes these proteins:
- a CDS encoding MBL fold metallo-hydrolase: MTGAENISRYTTSGGVEVYKFPVDAFENHVTNCYLVLADALTLIDCSSAIDDANGSLERCFERARSEFGLTASLRDVDRLIVTHGHIDHFGGANYVLEQSGAEIAIHALDVSTIQNFEERTIVAAKDLQIFLERSGARAEMVRAMLEMNRWSKGLFKPVKVDRALREGPMPDGPFTIFHAPGHCPGQVCLLLDDILFTADHVLDRITPHQSPEFITRNMGIGHYFEALKKVREVDGVRIGLGGHLGDIPDVRQRIDETIAFHERRLEKTLAICREPRTLAEVSIELFGPRESYHILLAILESGAHVEYLYERGLLEVVNHEAIEHASNPVLVYQAV, translated from the coding sequence ATGACCGGCGCGGAAAACATATCCCGCTATACCACCTCCGGCGGCGTCGAGGTTTACAAGTTCCCCGTTGACGCCTTTGAGAACCACGTCACCAACTGCTACCTCGTGCTGGCGGATGCGCTGACGCTGATTGATTGCTCTTCCGCCATCGATGACGCCAACGGATCCCTGGAGCGCTGCTTCGAGCGCGCCCGGAGCGAGTTCGGATTGACCGCGTCCCTCCGAGACGTGGACCGCCTCATTGTCACCCACGGGCACATCGATCACTTCGGCGGCGCCAACTACGTGCTGGAGCAGTCCGGCGCCGAAATCGCCATCCACGCGCTCGATGTATCCACGATTCAGAACTTCGAAGAGCGCACGATCGTCGCGGCGAAGGACCTGCAGATCTTCCTGGAGCGGTCGGGCGCGCGCGCGGAGATGGTGCGCGCCATGCTGGAGATGAACCGCTGGTCGAAGGGGCTCTTCAAGCCGGTAAAGGTGGACCGGGCCCTCCGCGAAGGCCCCATGCCGGACGGCCCCTTCACGATTTTTCACGCGCCGGGCCATTGCCCCGGACAGGTTTGCCTGTTGCTCGACGATATCCTCTTCACGGCGGACCATGTGCTCGACCGGATCACGCCGCACCAGTCGCCGGAGTTCATTACGCGGAATATGGGCATCGGCCACTATTTCGAGGCGCTGAAGAAGGTGCGTGAGGTGGACGGCGTGCGGATCGGCCTGGGCGGCCATCTCGGCGACATCCCGGATGTGCGCCAGCGCATCGACGAGACGATCGCGTTCCACGAACGCCGCCTGGAGAAAACCCTCGCGATCTGCCGGGAACCGCGCACCTTGGCGGAAGTCTCTATCGAGCTGTTCGGCCCGCGCGAGTCCTACCACATTCTCCTGGCGATCCTGGAGTCGGGCGCGCATGTGGAATACCTCTATGAGCGCGGCCTCCTCGAAGTCGTGAACCACGAGGCCATCGAGCACGCGTCCAATCCCGTGCTGGTGTACCAGGCCGTATGA